Proteins encoded by one window of Metamycoplasma subdolum:
- a CDS encoding ABC transporter ATP-binding protein — protein MSKKIKNQDIDIEQLFSSSSQDLNNTIVDPKKKVKDMSVEERRKHFAILKKAKKYSFKKLLSYLNQRKGLFFWVIFLNFISAICLTGSTYGIGLVLDEFINTDFLMHNFDGFKFWGAISLVAGFYLIQEIITLVSATLSTKSGAITTLIMRDEAYKALMKMPISYFESQDAGKLMSIFSNDIENISYGLTACLSPVFQTLFISITTLGFMLYSSLYLTLISIGIMILLYLLVAILMAKAIPHFGKQQSRIASINGYIEENLAAQHLIRAYGQAKNIEDEFNIKNKKLFKSNFKASLFSGIIYPYTFSASMILQFVVTIIGSIFLITNIGTGWGTAYTIGSLTSFLIFVRRTTNQVIRMIENMAQIQMTLVSAIRVIFLINLKPPVDQTTLANMPEKVEGNIEFKNVNFSYDPNSPTLQLKNANLKAKKGDVIAIVGPTGAGKTTIINLLSKFYVPNSGEVLMDNFSSTQINEQSWRDQISIVLQDTFLFKETILENLRYAKLDATDEEIYEAAKLSKAHEFISQLENGYQEIINEGGSNLSQGERQLLAITRAILANKNILILDEATSNVDTRTEKQLQEAMLTLMKGKTSFVIAHRLSTIVNSDLILVVNDGQIIEKGTHHTLLAQKGFYEKLYHLSFSED, from the coding sequence ATGAGTAAAAAGATCAAAAATCAAGACATTGATATTGAACAACTTTTTTCTTCTTCATCTCAAGATTTAAATAACACTATTGTCGATCCTAAGAAAAAAGTTAAGGATATGAGCGTTGAAGAAAGACGCAAACATTTTGCTATTCTTAAAAAAGCAAAGAAATATAGTTTCAAAAAACTTTTAAGTTATTTAAATCAAAGAAAAGGATTATTTTTCTGAGTTATTTTCTTAAACTTTATATCTGCAATTTGTTTAACTGGTTCAACATATGGAATAGGACTAGTTCTAGATGAATTTATTAACACCGACTTTTTAATGCATAATTTTGATGGCTTTAAATTTTGAGGTGCAATCAGTTTAGTTGCTGGCTTTTATTTAATTCAAGAAATAATAACTCTTGTTTCGGCAACGCTCTCAACTAAATCTGGGGCAATTACAACGCTCATTATGCGAGATGAGGCGTATAAAGCTTTAATGAAAATGCCAATTTCTTATTTTGAAAGTCAAGATGCTGGAAAATTAATGTCTATTTTTTCAAACGATATTGAAAATATTTCTTATGGTTTAACTGCCTGTTTAAGTCCTGTTTTCCAAACTCTTTTTATATCAATAACCACCTTAGGTTTTATGCTATATAGTTCATTATATTTAACCTTAATTTCAATAGGAATAATGATTCTTTTATATCTATTAGTTGCAATTTTAATGGCTAAAGCCATTCCTCATTTTGGTAAGCAACAATCAAGAATTGCAAGCATTAATGGCTATATTGAAGAAAACTTAGCTGCTCAACATTTAATAAGAGCATACGGTCAAGCAAAAAATATTGAAGATGAATTTAACATTAAAAACAAAAAGCTTTTTAAATCTAACTTCAAAGCTTCTTTATTTTCAGGAATAATTTATCCTTACACTTTTTCAGCTTCAATGATTTTACAATTTGTTGTTACTATTATTGGTTCAATTTTCCTAATTACTAATATTGGAACTGGATGAGGTACTGCTTATACAATTGGTTCATTAACTTCATTTTTAATTTTTGTTCGTCGTACAACTAATCAAGTTATTAGAATGATCGAAAATATGGCTCAAATTCAAATGACGTTAGTATCAGCAATTAGAGTAATTTTCTTAATTAATTTAAAACCTCCAGTAGACCAAACTACATTAGCAAATATGCCTGAAAAAGTTGAAGGAAATATTGAATTTAAAAATGTAAACTTCTCATATGATCCAAATAGCCCGACTTTACAACTTAAAAATGCAAACTTGAAAGCTAAAAAAGGTGATGTTATTGCAATCGTTGGACCAACTGGGGCCGGTAAAACTACCATCATAAATCTTTTATCTAAATTTTATGTACCAAATAGTGGCGAAGTTTTAATGGACAATTTTTCTTCAACTCAAATAAATGAACAAAGTTGAAGAGATCAAATTTCGATTGTTTTACAAGATACTTTCTTATTTAAAGAAACTATTTTAGAAAATTTAAGATATGCAAAACTTGACGCAACTGATGAAGAAATTTATGAAGCGGCAAAACTTTCAAAAGCTCATGAATTTATTTCTCAACTAGAAAATGGATATCAAGAAATTATTAATGAAGGTGGTTCAAATCTTTCACAAGGTGAAAGACAACTTTTAGCAATTACACGTGCAATTCTTGCTAATAAAAACATTTTAATTCTAGATGAAGCAACTTCAAACGTTGATACAAGAACTGAAAAACAACTACAAGAAGCTATGCTGACTTTAATGAAAGGTAAAACTTCATTTGTTATTGCCCATAGACTTTCAACCATAGTAAATTCAGATTTAATTTTGGTAGTAAACGATGGTCAAATTATTGAAAAAGGAACACACCACACTTTACTTGCTCAAAAAGGTTTTTATGAAAAACTTTATCATCTTTCATTTTCAGAAGACTAA
- a CDS encoding ABC transporter ATP-binding protein has product MIKIFKLLRPKFKWLSALTCMLTVISVIAFLTVPVLIGEITKIAYQISATGNPSQLVDINIFKIWTVKSINAKTAIGIVSAAFVGVMFVATSSSLSASYLANYLSAVGSRDIRLYLWRHLGALSQKDIEDFSHAKIMTRFTIDIQRIQFAIMSFLRTMLIGPINLVIGLVFALITDLHLSIIFAVLIPLILIFMGIFSRILIPAFIQEQKAQDDINIQSQENILGAKVIKSYNLEKNQHAKFYKESLNIAKLNQKEWFGFNGLFSIIMLIANIATLFVVAIVGATSRNVGSALLISNKIKNVNIFVNYVMVVTHGMIMTAFVLFNIYRGRVSSKRIYEILDRKPDIEFISSDKKVTSGKIEFKNVTFKYFEHAEKNIIENINFSVNPGEVFGIIGPTGSGKSTIAKLMSLDFKTHDGQVLIDDHDILQIDTTSLRSNISHIYQKPVILSGTVKSNLLFAKNDANFDDIEKACKIACAWEYINKFNDKFDHKIEPKGANLSGGQKQRLSIAQGVIRRPKILILDDSTSALDTKTESQVLHQIKEEFSKQKITTIIITQKISSILNADKIAVLHHGIIEDIGTHEELMRKNKLYQEIALTQLGGENE; this is encoded by the coding sequence ATGATAAAAATATTTAAACTACTAAGACCAAAATTTAAATGATTATCAGCTTTAACTTGTATGTTAACTGTTATAAGTGTTATTGCATTTTTAACAGTGCCTGTTTTGATTGGTGAAATTACTAAAATAGCATATCAAATTTCAGCTACGGGTAATCCAAGTCAACTAGTTGATATCAATATTTTTAAAATTTGGACAGTAAAAAGCATAAATGCTAAAACAGCAATTGGCATTGTCTCAGCAGCTTTTGTTGGGGTAATGTTCGTTGCGACTAGTTCATCCCTTTCTGCTTCATATCTTGCAAACTATTTATCAGCAGTCGGTTCAAGAGATATAAGACTTTATCTTTGAAGGCATTTAGGAGCCTTGTCACAAAAAGATATTGAAGATTTTTCACATGCTAAAATAATGACTCGTTTTACCATTGACATTCAAAGAATTCAATTTGCAATAATGTCATTTTTAAGAACGATGTTAATTGGCCCAATTAATTTGGTTATTGGTCTAGTTTTTGCACTAATTACCGATCTTCATCTTTCAATAATTTTTGCCGTTTTAATTCCTTTAATTCTAATTTTTATGGGAATATTTTCACGCATCCTCATTCCTGCATTTATTCAAGAACAAAAAGCTCAAGATGATATTAATATTCAAAGTCAAGAGAATATTTTAGGGGCTAAAGTTATTAAATCTTATAACCTTGAAAAAAATCAACATGCAAAGTTTTACAAAGAAAGTTTAAACATTGCAAAACTAAATCAAAAAGAATGATTTGGTTTCAATGGTCTTTTTTCAATAATTATGTTAATTGCAAACATTGCAACTTTATTTGTTGTAGCGATTGTAGGAGCTACTTCGAGAAATGTTGGAAGTGCACTTTTAATTTCAAATAAAATAAAAAACGTAAATATTTTTGTTAATTATGTCATGGTTGTAACACACGGAATGATCATGACAGCATTTGTATTATTTAATATTTATAGAGGGCGTGTTTCTTCTAAAAGAATTTATGAAATTTTAGATAGAAAACCTGATATTGAATTCATTAGCTCAGATAAAAAAGTAACTTCAGGCAAGATTGAATTTAAAAATGTAACTTTTAAATATTTTGAACATGCTGAAAAAAACATTATTGAAAATATTAACTTTTCAGTTAACCCTGGGGAAGTATTTGGAATTATTGGTCCAACTGGTTCTGGTAAATCAACCATAGCTAAACTTATGAGCTTAGATTTCAAAACTCATGATGGTCAAGTTTTAATTGATGATCACGACATTTTACAAATTGATACTACTTCATTAAGATCAAATATAAGCCATATTTATCAAAAGCCAGTAATTTTAAGTGGAACGGTCAAATCTAATTTACTTTTTGCTAAAAACGATGCAAATTTTGATGATATTGAAAAGGCTTGCAAAATTGCTTGTGCTTGAGAATATATTAATAAATTTAATGATAAATTTGATCATAAAATTGAACCAAAAGGTGCTAACTTATCTGGCGGTCAAAAACAACGTTTATCAATTGCTCAAGGTGTAATTAGACGTCCAAAAATATTAATTTTAGATGACTCAACAAGTGCACTTGATACTAAAACTGAAAGTCAAGTTTTACATCAAATTAAGGAAGAATTTTCAAAGCAAAAAATCACCACAATTATCATTACTCAAAAAATTAGTTCAATCTTAAATGCAGATAAGATTGCCGTTTTACATCACGGAATTATTGAAGATATTGGAACGCATGAAGAACTTATGCGTAAAAACAAACTTTATCAAGAAATAGCATTAACGCAACTAGGAGGTGAAAATGAGTAA
- the whiA gene encoding DNA-binding protein WhiA: MSKSFSLIIKNEIISRKLNPKARHSLLAGIFQTCKIQNQKIKLTINNLEIFTYLENALNKENIPYSKPRKNSFLIDVSTFDFENIIKQTDFYSGIFIIAGSISDAKSTSYHLEIRFQEENKAYEVQESLSKYDFDFHLLKRNSQFILYLKKIENICDFLKAIGAFQAYMDFEEIKIERDINNSSQRLANFDFYNQERIATANAKFLENLKYIREHKLLNHFHEYEVDFFRLKEENLDLSLHDLSLKMKEIGEIKAKTTLAHYLVKLRNVVKKHKKNS, encoded by the coding sequence ATGTCTAAATCATTTTCTTTAATTATTAAAAACGAAATAATTAGCAGAAAACTTAATCCAAAAGCAAGACATAGTTTACTTGCTGGAATTTTTCAAACATGCAAAATCCAAAATCAAAAAATTAAACTTACTATTAATAATTTAGAAATTTTTACTTATTTAGAAAATGCCTTAAACAAAGAAAATATTCCATACTCTAAGCCTAGAAAAAACTCTTTTTTAATTGACGTTAGTACATTTGATTTTGAAAACATTATTAAACAAACTGATTTTTATAGCGGAATTTTTATAATTGCAGGTTCAATCAGTGATGCAAAATCAACTTCATATCACTTAGAAATAAGATTTCAGGAAGAAAACAAAGCTTATGAAGTACAAGAATCTCTTTCAAAGTATGACTTTGATTTTCATCTATTAAAAAGAAATTCGCAATTTATTCTTTACTTAAAGAAAATTGAAAATATCTGCGATTTTTTAAAAGCAATAGGTGCTTTCCAAGCATATATGGATTTTGAAGAAATTAAAATAGAACGTGATATTAATAATTCATCTCAAAGACTTGCAAATTTTGACTTTTATAATCAAGAAAGAATTGCAACTGCAAATGCTAAATTCCTTGAAAATCTTAAATATATAAGAGAACATAAACTTTTAAATCATTTTCATGAATATGAAGTTGACTTTTTTAGACTCAAAGAAGAAAATCTTGATCTTTCATTACATGATTTAAGTTTAAAAATGAAAGAAATTGGGGAAATAAAAGCAAAAACTACCCTTGCTCATTATTTAGTTAAACTAAGAAATGTAGTTAAAAAACATAAGAAAAACTCTTAA
- a CDS encoding acetate/propionate family kinase, whose protein sequence is MHKESKKILIINAGSSSIKWSLFDDKFSVEANGICEKIKLPEGIVTLKFNGKVYEDKLKLSDFFAATKKMVEQWKEHNVIKNFDEISHVAYRIVNGGPKLRETVEVTDKTIKYLQEAIDLAPVHNPGALEAIEAFESLFSKAKHTLHFDTSFHATLPKLAYTYPLNAKLCEELNLRKYGFHGLNYQYVTQRMQEILGKKSVNLVILHIGNGASLCAVQNSKSIETSMGFTPLTGIMMGTRTGDFDPSLIPYIMKHKNLTIDEVMDIVNKKSGLYGVSKLTSDFRELNIKISEDNEDAKFAFELYCTKISEYLINYLNKIEGKIDALVFTAGVGENQENLRTKVIEKIKLINLKIDEEKNQNAPRGKETLISSKDSLIPIYIIPANEELLIAKEANKFK, encoded by the coding sequence ATGCACAAAGAAAGTAAAAAAATATTAATAATTAATGCAGGATCAAGTTCAATAAAATGATCTTTATTTGATGATAAGTTTTCAGTAGAAGCAAATGGAATTTGTGAAAAAATCAAACTACCTGAAGGAATTGTTACTTTAAAATTTAATGGCAAAGTCTATGAAGACAAACTTAAACTTTCAGACTTTTTTGCTGCGACAAAAAAGATGGTAGAGCAATGAAAAGAACACAATGTAATTAAAAACTTTGATGAAATTTCACATGTCGCTTATCGTATTGTTAACGGTGGACCGAAGCTTAGAGAAACCGTTGAAGTAACAGACAAAACCATTAAATATCTTCAAGAAGCAATTGATCTTGCTCCAGTACACAACCCTGGTGCCTTAGAAGCAATTGAAGCATTTGAAAGCTTATTTTCAAAAGCAAAACACACACTTCATTTTGACACATCATTTCACGCCACTTTACCTAAGTTGGCATATACTTATCCTTTGAATGCAAAACTTTGTGAAGAACTTAATTTAAGAAAATATGGATTTCATGGCTTAAATTATCAATATGTAACTCAAAGAATGCAAGAAATTTTAGGTAAAAAATCAGTTAATTTAGTAATTTTACATATTGGAAACGGTGCAAGTTTATGCGCTGTTCAAAATTCAAAATCTATTGAAACTTCAATGGGATTTACTCCATTAACTGGAATTATGATGGGAACAAGAACAGGCGATTTTGATCCATCTTTAATTCCTTATATTATGAAGCACAAAAACTTAACTATCGATGAAGTTATGGATATTGTAAATAAAAAATCAGGACTTTACGGCGTTTCAAAATTAACATCTGATTTTAGAGAACTTAATATAAAAATTAGCGAAGACAATGAAGATGCCAAGTTTGCGTTTGAACTTTACTGCACAAAAATTAGTGAATACTTAATTAATTATTTAAATAAAATTGAAGGAAAAATTGATGCTTTAGTTTTTACCGCTGGAGTTGGTGAAAACCAAGAAAATTTAAGAACCAAAGTAATTGAAAAAATTAAATTAATTAATTTAAAAATTGATGAAGAAAAAAATCAAAACGCACCTCGTGGAAAAGAAACTTTAATTTCTTCAAAAGATAGCTTAATTCCAATTTATATTATTCCTGCAAATGAAGAACTATTAATTGCAAAGGAAGCAAATAAATTTAAGTAA
- the rpsD gene encoding 30S ribosomal protein S4 produces MSRYLKSIFKKSRRYGISLLENNKEFTKGKGRTTAPGQHGAKKVKPSDYQLHLYEKQKVRFMYGLNERQFKKIYKEASKKTGVTGHIMLQMIESRLDNLVFRAGFARTRAQARQFVVHNHFLLNGHKANIPSMQIKVGDVIEMKPSLQANVQVKDAMEAMTVSSWLKKDGFKVTYSRLPERNEFAKEINEALIVEYYNRR; encoded by the coding sequence ATGTCAAGATATTTAAAATCAATATTTAAAAAATCAAGAAGATATGGTATTTCACTTTTAGAAAATAACAAAGAATTTACTAAAGGAAAAGGAAGAACTACAGCACCTGGACAACACGGAGCCAAAAAAGTAAAACCTTCTGACTACCAACTTCACTTATATGAAAAACAAAAAGTTCGTTTTATGTATGGACTTAACGAAAGACAATTCAAAAAGATTTACAAAGAAGCTTCTAAAAAAACTGGTGTTACTGGTCACATCATGTTACAAATGATTGAATCAAGACTAGACAACTTAGTTTTTAGAGCAGGTTTTGCAAGAACCCGTGCTCAAGCAAGACAATTCGTAGTTCACAATCATTTTCTACTAAATGGGCACAAAGCAAACATCCCTTCAATGCAAATTAAAGTAGGTGATGTAATTGAAATGAAACCATCACTTCAAGCCAATGTTCAGGTTAAAGATGCTATGGAAGCTATGACTGTAAGTTCATGACTAAAAAAAGATGGATTTAAGGTAACTTATAGCCGTCTTCCAGAAAGAAACGAATTTGCTAAAGAAATTAACGAAGCTTTAATTGTTGAATACTACAACAGACGTTAA